A region of bacterium DNA encodes the following proteins:
- a CDS encoding class I adenylate-forming enzyme family protein yields the protein MTETARNIGQAFKEQALANPKKKAVFFLGTSYSYERVLGWAQKVAAALRASGIGPGERVIIYLPNCPQWIVAWLGGLMARVVMVPITPIYTSHDLLYVAQDSGARAIFCMDTNYSYVTQLAAKIGFQRVIHTNLADLLPFWKRILGRLLDKVPRGKVVSRGSHMGFRRFLNSAKVAPEEDHASPAEIAEILYTGGTTRFPKGVPLSHELFLESARVQLEVADPLIPKGSNIVVQGAPLFHILGQIFGLGPLCLRGESVILLPKVNLDGLMEAIYRHKALSLFGVPALYRMILEHDRLDSYDLSSLKYCFSGGDVLPQELGQRWKNRFGIPIYQGYGATETVGGVSLSRPGQKIPPLSMGSVLPNKSVKIVDPETLQEMEPGTPGELLVHSTPMVEGYWNKPQETQQAFLELDGRLWYRTGDIVRMDQEGYLYFVDRTVDTIKHKGYRISASEIEAVLQEHPAVLAACVVGVPDPKVGERIKALVVLKSDVKGLSGFELIRWCRQRLASYKVPSYIEFRDMLPKSKVGKLLRREIRGEERRRVEKGKWEQALESKPRFRFTCI from the coding sequence TTGACGGAAACTGCAAGAAATATAGGCCAGGCATTCAAGGAACAGGCCCTGGCCAACCCCAAGAAAAAGGCGGTTTTTTTTCTGGGCACATCTTATTCATATGAAAGAGTCCTGGGCTGGGCACAGAAGGTGGCCGCAGCCCTAAGAGCATCGGGCATCGGGCCTGGTGAAAGGGTCATCATTTACCTTCCCAACTGTCCTCAGTGGATTGTGGCCTGGCTGGGAGGTCTCATGGCCAGGGTTGTGATGGTCCCCATAACTCCCATCTACACAAGCCACGATCTGCTTTATGTAGCCCAAGACAGCGGTGCCCGAGCCATCTTCTGCATGGACACCAACTATTCCTATGTGACCCAGTTGGCCGCCAAGATAGGCTTCCAGAGAGTCATACATACCAATCTGGCGGATCTGCTTCCTTTTTGGAAACGCATTCTCGGAAGACTTCTCGACAAGGTGCCCAGGGGGAAGGTGGTGAGCCGGGGCAGTCACATGGGGTTCCGTCGGTTCCTGAACTCTGCTAAGGTGGCACCCGAAGAAGATCACGCCTCCCCAGCAGAAATCGCAGAGATCCTCTACACAGGCGGCACCACCCGTTTCCCCAAAGGAGTGCCTCTGAGTCATGAGCTTTTCTTAGAGTCTGCCCGTGTCCAGCTGGAGGTGGCTGATCCACTTATACCCAAGGGCAGTAACATAGTAGTCCAAGGGGCTCCTCTTTTTCACATCTTAGGACAGATTTTTGGATTGGGCCCCCTGTGTCTGCGTGGAGAAAGTGTGATTCTGTTGCCTAAGGTGAATCTTGACGGGTTGATGGAGGCAATATATCGGCACAAGGCATTGTCGCTTTTTGGAGTTCCGGCTCTCTATCGAATGATATTGGAGCATGACAGGCTGGATTCTTATGACTTGAGTTCCTTGAAATATTGTTTTAGCGGCGGGGATGTGCTGCCCCAGGAGTTGGGCCAGCGTTGGAAGAATCGGTTTGGGATCCCCATTTATCAGGGATACGGTGCTACGGAGACCGTGGGTGGGGTGAGTCTAAGCCGTCCAGGACAGAAGATTCCGCCTCTGAGCATGGGCTCTGTTCTGCCCAATAAGTCCGTAAAGATAGTAGATCCCGAGACCCTCCAAGAAATGGAACCGGGCACCCCAGGCGAGCTCTTGGTTCATTCTACCCCCATGGTGGAAGGTTATTGGAACAAACCCCAGGAGACCCAACAGGCCTTCCTGGAGCTGGACGGTCGCCTCTGGTACAGGACCGGGGATATCGTGAGAATGGATCAAGAGGGGTACCTTTATTTTGTAGACAGGACAGTTGACACAATAAAACATAAGGGTTACAGGATTTCAGCCTCTGAGATAGAGGCGGTTTTGCAGGAACATCCAGCGGTGCTGGCAGCATGCGTGGTGGGGGTTCCGGATCCTAAGGTGGGTGAGAGAATAAAGGCTTTGGTGGTTCTAAAGAGTGACGTGAAGGGATTGAGCGGTTTTGAACTCATCAGGTGGTGCAGACAAAGATTGGCATCTTACAAGGTGCCTTCATACATAGAGTTTAGGGACATGCTACCCAAGTCAAAGGTGGGCAAGTTACTCAGGAGAGAAATCAGGGGAGAGGAAAGAAGACGTGTAGAAAAAGGGAAGTGGGAACAAGCCTTGGAGAGTAAACCCAGATTTCGCTTTACGTGCATTTGA